Proteins encoded by one window of Erysipelothrix rhusiopathiae:
- a CDS encoding InlB B-repeat-containing protein, with product MKKQSTYAKKSLVIVLCLMLGVGTAQVAFANEDTEFISEDSVVVTEPTDQKQEETTEVVEENETTEGEDSEESEQVVEVEKKEIVETVEETTSDETKTEETVEGSTDVEEVEKTEETVKEATKDDAKKVKAVKYNLGAIKNKTELEAAFAGALEGDVITLATDFVAEDITLKAPNANIVFDANNVTLKNSTLEIVTENNKTITIKNLIMDGSGHTGNLLRINNQVGIVNLTNATFTNNDGTPIHADIKAGTDFNIDGVLISNNLGRVGGSAIQIAENSGGTINITNSTISNNTGKTGGYSSGAIGSKFFYGNISIENTVFSGNHNDSVNTGVFGGGGGAIAFHYFRGNMTIKQSYFKGNKAGGDGHSETYDGGAIYIFDGRDGATVDIDQTTFAYNEAKDDGGAILFQGTGNPGLTTNIHNSTFYGNKAGGTDGANLPGGAIMYFKNGGSSKMTNTLSGSTFVDNIAGNADSTIDYRGGAISLSGAGLFATAPIDYKGTLFLGNKVYVNGVIEPKAKYKDVSNTLSTSNLKGNILNVDQTTVELAAQAKKDIFGYKNVGLSRDQSELVAGIEGEIIPTIAIKPEGPADDAFRGGNTDGYDQRGKKRLADIGAVEILWINYDANGGSFNLEEMNDYEGETYYEKDTSSKVVSYYDVTFADSIKEEQAEDSIRPERAGYKFMGWSKDKDATTPDSDFNTRKPVKVEDDSLRLYAVWRASDAFTVTYHGNGNTDGIEPADTNTYETNEQATVLDQSSLVKDGWIFVGWNTLANGTGTGYAKDANITMTQNVDLYAQWEEDVPPVTEKFTVTYKGNENTSGTAPVDTKEYEKGNTATILGAGDLIKDGYEFVGWNTQANGKGDTVSGTMTVNEDVTLYAQWKKLIVVVDTYTVVYDGNGNTSGNAPIDSHPYEKGEKIIVMGSYNLVKEGFDFIGWNTQTDGKGKNYAPGDSIEVTGDVSLFAQWNKTAKPVDPTKPVDPTKPVDPTKPVDPTKPGENNQTDLPQTGVSESNVAVIASLTLIGLGLVLVKKRKQEEA from the coding sequence ATGAAAAAACAAAGTACTTATGCTAAAAAATCATTGGTAATCGTGTTATGTCTTATGCTCGGCGTGGGAACCGCTCAAGTTGCGTTTGCAAATGAAGATACTGAATTTATTTCAGAAGATTCCGTTGTAGTAACAGAGCCAACTGATCAAAAGCAAGAAGAAACCACAGAAGTTGTAGAAGAAAACGAAACTACAGAAGGTGAAGATTCTGAAGAGTCAGAACAAGTAGTAGAAGTGGAAAAAAAAGAAATCGTTGAAACAGTTGAGGAAACGACTTCTGACGAAACAAAAACAGAAGAAACAGTAGAAGGTTCTACAGATGTTGAAGAAGTTGAAAAAACAGAAGAAACTGTAAAAGAAGCAACTAAAGATGACGCTAAAAAGGTTAAAGCAGTTAAATATAATCTTGGAGCGATTAAAAACAAAACTGAATTAGAAGCTGCATTTGCAGGAGCTCTTGAAGGTGACGTAATTACATTAGCAACTGATTTTGTTGCTGAAGATATTACACTTAAAGCACCTAATGCAAATATCGTCTTTGATGCAAATAATGTGACGTTGAAAAATTCGACGCTTGAAATTGTTACCGAAAACAATAAAACAATCACGATTAAAAATTTAATCATGGATGGATCAGGTCATACAGGTAATTTATTACGTATTAATAACCAAGTAGGGATTGTTAATTTAACTAATGCTACATTTACAAATAACGATGGAACTCCGATTCATGCAGATATAAAAGCAGGAACAGACTTTAATATCGATGGAGTACTTATCTCTAATAACCTTGGTAGAGTTGGAGGTTCAGCGATTCAAATTGCTGAAAACAGCGGAGGAACGATTAATATCACAAATAGTACTATCTCGAACAATACCGGAAAAACTGGAGGGTATAGTTCAGGAGCAATTGGTAGCAAATTTTTCTATGGCAATATAAGCATTGAAAATACTGTATTTAGTGGTAATCATAATGATTCCGTTAACACCGGAGTATTTGGCGGCGGTGGTGGGGCAATTGCATTCCATTACTTCCGTGGAAATATGACCATCAAACAAAGTTATTTCAAAGGAAATAAAGCTGGTGGCGATGGCCATTCTGAAACCTATGATGGTGGTGCAATTTATATCTTTGATGGCCGTGATGGTGCAACCGTAGATATTGACCAAACAACCTTTGCTTACAATGAAGCAAAAGATGATGGTGGTGCAATCTTATTCCAAGGTACTGGTAACCCTGGATTAACAACAAACATCCACAACAGTACATTCTATGGCAATAAAGCAGGTGGTACCGATGGTGCGAATTTACCTGGTGGTGCTATCATGTACTTTAAAAACGGTGGTTCTTCGAAGATGACGAACACTCTTTCGGGTTCTACATTCGTGGATAATATTGCAGGGAATGCAGATTCAACCATCGATTATAGAGGTGGTGCAATTTCGTTAAGTGGTGCAGGTTTGTTTGCGACTGCACCAATTGACTACAAAGGAACGCTTTTCTTAGGAAATAAAGTATATGTAAATGGAGTTATTGAACCAAAAGCAAAATATAAAGATGTTTCAAATACTCTATCTACATCAAACTTAAAAGGTAATATCCTTAATGTTGACCAAACTACAGTCGAACTTGCTGCTCAGGCAAAGAAAGATATCTTTGGTTATAAAAATGTAGGTCTGAGTCGTGATCAATCGGAATTAGTTGCAGGGATTGAAGGAGAAATTATTCCTACAATCGCAATTAAACCAGAAGGTCCAGCTGATGACGCATTCCGCGGAGGAAATACTGATGGATACGATCAACGTGGTAAAAAACGTTTAGCCGATATTGGTGCTGTAGAAATCCTTTGGATTAACTATGATGCTAATGGTGGTAGTTTTAACTTAGAAGAAATGAATGACTATGAGGGTGAAACATACTATGAAAAAGATACTTCTTCGAAAGTTGTATCATACTATGATGTAACCTTTGCAGATTCTATTAAAGAAGAACAAGCAGAAGATAGTATCCGTCCAGAACGTGCAGGATACAAGTTTATGGGTTGGTCAAAAGATAAGGATGCAACAACTCCAGATTCAGACTTTAACACACGTAAACCTGTAAAAGTTGAAGATGACAGTCTACGTTTATACGCTGTATGGCGTGCAAGCGATGCTTTCACTGTTACATATCATGGTAATGGAAATACGGATGGTATTGAGCCAGCAGATACCAATACCTATGAAACAAACGAACAAGCAACAGTTCTTGATCAATCATCATTAGTTAAAGATGGTTGGATTTTCGTTGGGTGGAATACACTCGCTAATGGAACAGGAACTGGTTATGCAAAAGATGCGAATATTACAATGACTCAGAATGTAGATCTTTATGCGCAATGGGAAGAGGATGTTCCTCCAGTTACAGAAAAATTCACAGTTACTTATAAAGGTAATGAAAATACATCTGGAACAGCACCTGTTGACACAAAAGAATATGAAAAAGGTAACACGGCAACAATTCTTGGAGCTGGAGATCTTATCAAAGACGGTTATGAATTTGTTGGATGGAACACCCAAGCTAATGGAAAAGGTGACACAGTAAGTGGTACAATGACTGTTAACGAGGATGTTACACTTTATGCACAATGGAAAAAATTAATTGTTGTTGTAGATACATACACTGTTGTATATGATGGAAACGGCAATACTTCCGGAAATGCACCGATTGATTCACATCCTTATGAAAAAGGTGAGAAAATCATCGTTATGGGTTCATATAACTTAGTTAAAGAAGGATTTGATTTCATTGGTTGGAATACTCAAACTGATGGAAAAGGTAAAAATTATGCTCCTGGCGATTCAATTGAAGTAACTGGGGATGTTAGTTTATTTGCACAATGGAATAAAACTGCAAAACCAGTAGATCCAACGAAACCAGTAGATCCAACAAAACCAGTAGATCCAACAAAACCAGTAGATCCAACAAAACCAGGCGAAAATAATCAAACAGATTTACCTCAAACAGGGGTATCTGAAAGTAATGTTGCAGTAATTGCAAGTCTTACTTTAATTGGTCTCGGTTTGGTACTTGTTAAAAAACGTAAACAAGAAGAAGCTTAG
- a CDS encoding helix-turn-helix domain-containing protein, with the protein MTFNDLQKLYPSARMSQINNASENEFVLHDGHQYFMINTSLLNKTEKDLLSLMFKEEDQKSIWYQHLINGEALNNTSNKLYHFVHFHVKYLNQNHDLWLKTFQHFFTAPLDAFYINNHSGIIVLDSRNYDIESLEGFIAALDDDFSTNTSLYIGADRMIHDDLISLFKEETFLFHKSGYPTRINNFANTYLKAYVTPKIRSSSIGSSIRQLILSQDDMVETITCMWNHEGNVTSSAQALFIHRNTLNYRIDKFNELTGLSLRHLDDLLLAYLLIV; encoded by the coding sequence ATGACATTTAACGACTTACAAAAACTCTACCCAAGTGCTCGTATGAGCCAAATTAATAATGCCTCTGAAAATGAGTTTGTACTTCATGATGGGCATCAATATTTTATGATTAACACCTCACTCCTAAATAAAACAGAGAAAGATTTACTATCTTTAATGTTTAAAGAAGAAGATCAAAAATCTATTTGGTATCAACACCTTATCAATGGAGAAGCATTAAATAATACTTCCAACAAACTCTACCATTTCGTTCATTTCCACGTGAAATATTTAAACCAAAATCATGACTTATGGTTAAAAACATTCCAACACTTCTTTACTGCACCCCTTGATGCTTTCTATATTAATAATCATTCCGGTATCATTGTCTTAGATTCACGCAATTATGATATCGAATCACTCGAGGGTTTTATTGCTGCACTTGATGATGATTTTTCTACAAACACTTCCTTATATATAGGAGCCGACCGTATGATTCATGATGATCTGATTTCTTTGTTTAAAGAAGAAACATTCTTATTTCATAAATCTGGTTATCCAACACGTATTAACAACTTTGCAAATACTTATTTAAAAGCATACGTGACGCCAAAAATCCGATCAAGCTCGATTGGATCATCCATTCGACAACTCATTTTGTCTCAGGATGATATGGTCGAAACCATTACATGCATGTGGAATCATGAAGGTAATGTAACTTCATCTGCGCAAGCTTTATTTATCCATCGAAACACGCTTAATTATCGTATCGATAAGTTTAATGAGTTAACCGGTTTGTCTCTCCGTCATTTGGATGATCTTCTTTTAGCTTATTTACTAATTGTATAA
- a CDS encoding ABC transporter ATP-binding protein gives MANISLKSIYKRYDKNDHDTVVDFNLEIQDQEFIVFVGPSGCGKSTTLRMIAGLEDITSGELWIGDRLVNDVEPKDRDIAMVFQNYALYPHMTVYDNMAFGLKIRKTPKDEIDKAVKNAAEILGLDTYLDRKPAALSGGERQRVALGRAIVRDAEVFLMDEPLSNLDAKLRVAMRAEITKLHQRLKTTTIYVTHDQTEAMTMADRIVIMKKGIVQQIGTPKEVYNSPNNVFVAGFIGSPAMNFFNGRIENGRFIASENLNVPIPEGKYKVLQDNGYEGKEVIFGIRPEDIHDEPLVLDSQPESIVKALISVSELLGAETMVHASIDGQDFISRLGVNEAYSSGQEVELSMNLSKGHFFDIDSENIIK, from the coding sequence ATGGCAAATATTAGCTTAAAGAGTATTTATAAACGTTATGATAAAAATGATCATGATACGGTAGTGGATTTTAATCTAGAAATTCAAGATCAAGAATTTATTGTGTTTGTTGGTCCATCAGGATGTGGTAAATCAACAACATTAAGAATGATTGCAGGTTTAGAAGATATTACTTCTGGTGAATTGTGGATTGGTGATCGTTTGGTAAATGATGTCGAACCAAAAGATCGTGATATTGCGATGGTTTTCCAAAACTACGCTTTATATCCTCATATGACAGTATATGATAATATGGCATTTGGTCTTAAGATTCGTAAGACGCCGAAAGATGAGATTGATAAGGCTGTAAAGAATGCAGCAGAGATTTTAGGTTTAGACACATATTTAGATCGTAAACCAGCGGCTTTATCTGGTGGTGAACGTCAACGTGTTGCACTTGGACGTGCGATTGTTCGTGATGCAGAAGTATTCTTAATGGATGAGCCTTTAAGTAACTTGGATGCCAAACTCCGTGTTGCGATGCGTGCAGAAATCACAAAACTACATCAACGTCTTAAAACAACAACAATCTATGTTACCCATGACCAAACGGAAGCGATGACAATGGCAGACCGTATTGTAATTATGAAAAAAGGAATTGTCCAACAAATCGGAACACCTAAAGAAGTTTATAATTCACCAAATAATGTATTCGTAGCTGGATTTATTGGTTCACCAGCAATGAACTTCTTTAACGGACGTATTGAAAATGGACGCTTTATCGCAAGTGAAAATCTTAATGTTCCAATCCCAGAAGGAAAATATAAAGTACTTCAAGATAATGGGTATGAAGGAAAAGAAGTTATTTTTGGAATCCGTCCAGAAGATATTCATGATGAGCCACTTGTTTTAGATTCACAACCAGAATCGATTGTGAAAGCACTGATATCCGTATCCGAGTTATTAGGGGCTGAAACAATGGTTCATGCTTCAATTGATGGCCAAGACTTTATTTCCCGTCTCGGTGTTAATGAAGCATATAGTTCAGGTCAAGAAGTCGAACTTTCAATGAACTTAAGTAAAGGTCACTTCTTCGATATCGATTCAGAAAATATTATCAAGTAG